One Desulfomicrobium macestii genomic window, CATGGTGCTCGTTGATGGTTGTCTTGCAACCCCATCAAAAGGGAGAACCTCTTAAATTTCAAGAGGAAGTGTCAGATCAAGTCGGAACTATTTCATTTCATGCCACCTGGGTTAACCAAAAACTCCTGGCGAACGGGAGCGTGGTTGGGGAGCAAGATTTCAGTTGCCGGAGCATGGCTCAGGGACCTTTGTCAAATTCGATGATGCGCGGAAAGTTCTGCGCATCTCCCGGTTTTGCCTGATGGCGCAGGGGGCTGTCCTTACTGAGTCGGCCCCCCATGTTGTAGCTGAACGTCGTAACTGGCTCGTGTCGCAGCCAGTAGCCGCTATAGACGGCACCGCTTTGATCGTAAGCGGAGTGGAAGTGCAGGTACTCCTCCTGCGGTGTGGGCCTTTGCTGCAACCAGGGCTGCGGTGCGTCGGCAAAAAACAGGGGGGTAATCCGCTGCTCGCTCCGTGGTAGCGGGCGAACTCTCGCCAAGGTGGAGAGCACCGCCTCGCCTCTGTAGAGCAGGGTGTCATCCGGTAATTGGTCGGTATAGAACTGCCCCTCGTTGTAACAGACAAACGTCAGCCTGCTTAAATCATCCCCCTGCAATGGCTTGAAGTAGTAGCCGACAAAAGGACCGAACGACAGGCTCTGCCCTTGATGAGTGAATTCCAGCCGCGCATAGTAGCCGCGCGGCGGAATCAGATCCGCAGCCAGGATCTGGCTGGGCACCGACAGCATCAGCAGGAGGCAGGCGCTCATTTGGAATCTACGCATCCTGTTGTCTCCAAAGGCGTCCGATCAGCCAGACGCCGACGCCGAAAAAGATGATCAGGAAGCCGAGGGCTGCTGCCGGGTGTCCGAACCAGTCTGCGAGTGTCAGCTGCCCCATGTTGGTCGGCATGTAGAGGATTGGAATGAGGCTTTCGTGCAGGTGGGCAAAAGCGGCGGCACCTGCCAGCCCACCGAGTAGGGTGAAGATGGCATCCATGCGCCCTTCGCCCACTGCTGCCCAACAGGTGCCAGGGCAGTACCCGGAGATTCCCCAGCCAATACCGAAAATGACGCCCCCAAGGCCGGTGCCAACCAGACTGATCGGCAAGACGCGGGTGACGGCGTCACCGGCTGCATCGAGGAAAAACAGGCCGGTGGCGGAAAAAATTACCACCAGGAGCATGAACTGGGGGATGTGCGGTTCCTGCATCAGGTGCGCCAGCGCCATCTTCTGGGGGTTGGTCGCCCCAACGCGCTGAATGACAAAGCCGAACGCCGTGCCGGCGAAGAGTCCTAGCCATATGTCAATCATGATGTGCTCCTCCTGCGTTTGTAGAGCAGCCGTGCGGTCAGCATGGCGACGGCGAAGATGACCGCGCCGAAATAGAGGCCGCTGAGAGAGAGCTGGGTCGCCCCGGAAAGAAAGAGCCCAAGGGTGCAACCGCCCGCCAGGCGTGCCCCGAAAAGGATCAGGAAGCCGCCGAGAAAGGCGCTGCCGAAACGCTTGAGCCGTCCGGCCCCGAAACGCTCCCGCCAGATTTGTGGTACGTCTTCGATTTCACGGCTGAAAGTGCGACCGCCGACGAAGCCTCCGAGCGCCATACCCAGAACAAAGGCCATCAGCCACGACCCGGGTCCCGGCATCATCCGGTAATGCGCCTTGCCGGCGGCATACTCAGGCGCGAACTGCATAAAAAATCCTTTGAGGGTGGTTACAAATCCGCTGGAGGAAGCCGGCGGGCCGAAGCTGGCGAAGATGAACAGCATGATTCCGGCCAGGGCAATGGCACTGGGCAGGATAGGCCAGTAAGGAGCGTTGCTCTGTTTCTTGGGTTGCATGGCTTAACCTCCACAGGAAATGTATTTTTTGCCGCCAGTGGAGTCGGCGTCGGGCGTATCCTCTTGCGAGGTTTGACCGGTCGCAGCCGCAGGCTCCGTCTTTGGGCCTGCTGAATCTGCCGGATTCCTTTTGCCGGGCGTTGGCAATGCCTGTCCGGACATCTTCCGGGGATTGGTTTCCGTTGGATAGTAGCGCTCCGGCCGTCCCCAGCCATACCAGGAATTGTCGTACAACTGCACATCTTCAAAGCCCATCAGGCGCAGGATAAAGTAGCTAAAAGAGCCGCGACGACCGGAATGGCAATAGACGATCACCGCTTTGTCCGGATCAAGACCGCGGTAGAGCTCGGCCAGTTCGGCG contains:
- a CDS encoding YeeE/YedE thiosulfate transporter family protein, whose amino-acid sequence is MQPKKQSNAPYWPILPSAIALAGIMLFIFASFGPPASSSGFVTTLKGFFMQFAPEYAAGKAHYRMMPGPGSWLMAFVLGMALGGFVGGRTFSREIEDVPQIWRERFGAGRLKRFGSAFLGGFLILFGARLAGGCTLGLFLSGATQLSLSGLYFGAVIFAVAMLTARLLYKRRRSTS
- a CDS encoding YeeE/YedE thiosulfate transporter family protein; the protein is MIDIWLGLFAGTAFGFVIQRVGATNPQKMALAHLMQEPHIPQFMLLVVIFSATGLFFLDAAGDAVTRVLPISLVGTGLGGVIFGIGWGISGYCPGTCWAAVGEGRMDAIFTLLGGLAGAAAFAHLHESLIPILYMPTNMGQLTLADWFGHPAAALGFLIIFFGVGVWLIGRLWRQQDA